The Lewinellaceae bacterium DNA window TTGTGAAAATTGTTCCATGTCCATGTTTACTTTGCGGGCCGGAATCGAAGAGAGTGTTCGCAAAATCGTTCCAAAGATCAACCGGATAGAACCGGTTAACAATTGATCAGCTTTCCCATTCTCCACAGACATCGTTGCTTCATCCGCTTTGAAATAACCGGAATCTTATGGATAAAGTCGCTCTTTGGAAGCAAATCAAACTTAAGTCTTCCATGCTGTGCGTTGGCCTGGATTCGGACGAGTCCAAAATGCCAGAATATTATACCCTGACCACCCATCCGCAAATTGAATTTAATAAAGCCATCATTGAAGCAACCAAGGATATCGCGGTAGCCTATAAGCTCAATACGGCATTTTATGAAACCAGAGGTGCGAAAGGCTGGGATGCCATGGAGGAGACCCTCCTGGACATTCCGGATCATTGCCTGAAGATCGCGGATGCAAAACGCGGTGATATTGGAAACACGTCAACCATGTACGCCAAGGCATTTTTTGACCAGTTAAAGTTTGATGCCATTACCGTTGCTCCCTACATGGGTATTGATTCGGTCAAACCATTTTTGGAATTCCATGGAAAATGGATCATCATTCTGGCTGTCACATCCAATGAAGGCAGCAGGAATTTTCAGTTTCAGGAGCTGAAATCCGGGATGCGTTTGTTCGAAGAGGTGCTGAACACCACTTCCAAATGGGGGACCGATTCCCAGATCATGTATGTGGTCGGTGCGACACATCCGGAAGTGCTGGAAACGGTAAGAAAATTCGTCCCTGATCACTTTTTGCTGGTACCTGGAGTCGGCGCTCAGGGAGGGGATCTTGATGAGGTAATGCAGCATGGTATAACCGCGACCGGTGGGGTATTGGTCAATTCATCGCGGGGAATCCTGTTTGCCGGTGAAGGAGAAGATGCCATACCGGCCGCACGCCGGGAAGCATTGCGCCTTCAACAGATGATGGCTCCTTACATTAAGTAAAAATGGGGTTAGCCCAGATCGGGCAGTTCGATCTTCTTTTCATATTTGCGTTTATCGAGATAATGCGCCAGGAAGGATTGTAGCTCCGGTCGGGATGTAACAGGTGTCATATCATCCAAAACCTCTTCAAGATCGAGCGGATATGCCTTATCGCGCCAGCCATATCCAATGATATTTCCATTACGCACATAGATGAAACTATATTCATCGCTGGTGCGGCCCGGGTCAGTAAGTAAAAAATGACCGGTAAGCGGCACGAAGAGTTCCTCAAGCGCATGCTCAACGCGAAGGTTGTAGGTTTCCGGGGTTTCTTCACCGATGCAGGCTCCCAGGCATTTTCCAATGTTATAGGCGAAACAAGGTCCTGTACCTTTCTCAAGTCCCAGTTTGGAATAGCACAACTGATAACCATCTGCCAAATGTTTCAAAAATTGCGTGCCATGCTGCCTTACGGTAAAATATTTACTGAATGATCCCTCCTCACCTTCCTTCAATTTTCGGATACCGATGTGTTGGTAGCCTAGATCATCGGTAGATGTGTTCACTGTAAAATTTTTAGGCTTTGAACGTTGAGCCCGGTTGATGATGGGATTATGCGCTTTTATTTCATTGGATTCCAGGATCAGAGCGATCAGTTCACTACCCGTGATGGTGTATGTGAAATCCCGCACATACTGCTCCATCTGGGTTCCCTTATTGCTAATCTCTGCAAAGTGCTCAAAGAGCCTTTTCTGGATGTTGATGCTTTTACCTATATAGACGAGTTCCCCATCGCTGTCGTGGAGGTAGTAAACCCCGCAGGCTTCTGGTAATTCATGCAGGCGATCCAGGGTAATACCCGGCGGCAGTTTGGACTCCCTGATGCCCTGGTTAACCAGTTGAAGGATTTTCTTTCCACTTTCCTGCATTTGCAACAGGCGGCTAAGCAATTCAGCCGTTGCATAGGCGTCACCAAATGCCCGATGACGGTTTTTGATTTCAATGCCAAAATGACTGGTCAATTTGTCTAGCCCGTAATGTTTCAGTTCGGGAATAAGACGTCGCGATAACCGGGCAGTGCACAATTGTCTCCTGGTGTATGTGTAACCCAGTTGTTCAAACTCCCGCCGGATAAAGCCATAATCGAAGCGCACATTCTGGGCGACAAATACATGACCTTCTGTCCATTCCACGATATCCCGGGCAACTTCAAAAAAATAGGGTGCGCCAGCCACCATTTCATCATTGATTCCCGTTATTTGTGTTATGTTATACGGGATGGAACGGCCTGGATTGATGAGTGTGCTGTAATGATCGGTGATTTGGTCGTCCTCCATCAGGACGATAGCAATTTCGATGATTCGGTCCCGCTTAACCAATCCACCGGTCGTCTCGATATCAATGACCGCAAACTTTTTAGACATGAATTTGAAGATACGGTATTCCTGGTTGCTCGCAATTATTACAATGATTTATTATATGAACACCTCCTGCAATCAGGCTAACGGCGCCACCCAGGAAGTAGTTCAAGAGGATTTTCTTTCCGATCACTTTGAAGGAGTGATCACTGGCGCTGAGCGTATTCGTATGTATCTGCCTCTGTTGAAAGATAAAAAGGTGGGCCTGGTGGTCAATCAGTCTTCACTGGTTATGGGTAAACATCTGCTGGATACCCTTTTGGAGCTTGATGTCCAGGTTTCTGCCATTTATACGCCTGAACATGGATTTCGGGGCGATGCAGACGCCGGTGATCATATAGCCAGCGGCAAGGACGAACGGACAGGTATTCCGATTGTATCCCTCTATGGCGATAAGCGGAAACCCTCTGCGGAGGATTTTGATCCGGTAGATATCCTGATCTTCGATATCCAGGACGTGGGTGTTCGGTTTTATACCTACGTAGGGACCTTGCATTATGTGATGGAGACGGCAGCGGAAACCGGGAAGCCAGTGATTGTCCTGGACCGACCGGACCCAAATGGGCACTACGTTGACGGCAATATCCTGGATACGGCATACCATTCCTTTGTAGGAATGCATCCGGTGCCGATCGTCCATGGCATGACCATTGGAGAATACGCACAGATGATCAATGGTGAAGGTTGGTTAAAGAATGGTGTTCATTGCGAACTGACTGTGATTCCATGCCTCCAGTATGACCATCAGACCAAATACGTTCTGCCGGTCAAGCCATCCCCTAATTTGCCCAATCTGAGAGCGGTTTTGTTGTATCCCACGTTATGCTTGTTTGAGGGGACGATTATGAGTATTGGCCGGGGTACGGATAAACAGTTTCAGGTACTTGGAAATCCGGATTTCAAAGGCAGTTTCTCTTTTACCCCGGAACCGAAACCAGGGGCTCATAATCCAAAACTGGAAGGTGAGTTATGTCACGGCATCGATTTCACCACCATGAATGAAGATGATATCCGCCGGTGGAGAAAAGTCGACCTGTCCTATCTTGTGGATGCCTATACCCAATTGAAAGACCATTCCTTTTTCATCGAAAAATCATTTGACCGGCTGGCCGGAACGGATGTCCTGCGCAAGCAGATCGAGTCTGGTATGACTTATGATGCGATACGTGCATCCTGGGCCAATGACCTGGAACATTTTAAGCAGATCCGTAAAAAATACCTGCTGTACACGGATTTTGAATAAAGAGAATTTCAGGTTAGGTGCGGTCGATTAAATGATATCTGTACACGAATTTGGGGTAGAAATAAAGCACTTTATAAGCATCACTGCCAGACTTGATCTCCAGGCCCACTCTTGGTGAGTTGGGTTCCGGTATCAGGCGAACCTGTAATTGTTTTGCGGTAAGATCATTGTAAAAGTAGGAAGCTACCCGGCACCAGACTTCAATCTCTTTAGGCTGAACCAGTAATTGGTCTGTTGAATCCTGAAAAAAGGTCGCAATCGGGACCTTAAGTTTTTTCTCGGTAAAAACATCGGTACGGCCCCGGACAGTGACCTGGATAGGCTGAACAGAAACGTTCGCATAATTGGAGCTGTAAGGCTTCCCGGTCAGCAGGAAAGGTCCGGGTTGACTGATCGCTTCTTCAAGCTGCAATGGCCAACTACGGATGGTGTCCAGGATGGATACCGGACCGGAGATCACAATGCTGTCCGGGTCCAATTGCAGCTTGCCGGCAAGTTGTGTGGTGGCAGGAACATGCAATGCTTTGGGTAGAGAAAGTGGAATAAGTCTGGTTGATGCGGGCACAAGAAAGACACGGATGCCTTCATCCAAAATGTCAAAATGAATTCCGGTGGAACCTGGGTTGAATTGATTGTTCAGCATGTAAGCCAGGTCCGCCTTGGTCAGGAATTGATTTTCTACAGATTTAAGGGTCACCGCTAATGATGCGGGTAACAAACGGTGGACATTACGGACCAGATCCCAGCCCTCACCGCGGATGGTAACCTGGATATGAGCTGGATTGGACTGATCACTCAGGAAACCAACCGGCACCTGATATTCAATGGGTAATTCGACCGTTTTTTCCGCTGTACGATTTAAACTGATCAATAGCCACCATAACAGTGCAATGGCTACAAAAAGGATG harbors:
- the pyrF gene encoding orotidine-5'-phosphate decarboxylase, whose amino-acid sequence is MDKVALWKQIKLKSSMLCVGLDSDESKMPEYYTLTTHPQIEFNKAIIEATKDIAVAYKLNTAFYETRGAKGWDAMEETLLDIPDHCLKIADAKRGDIGNTSTMYAKAFFDQLKFDAITVAPYMGIDSVKPFLEFHGKWIIILAVTSNEGSRNFQFQELKSGMRLFEEVLNTTSKWGTDSQIMYVVGATHPEVLETVRKFVPDHFLLVPGVGAQGGDLDEVMQHGITATGGVLVNSSRGILFAGEGEDAIPAARREALRLQQMMAPYIK
- a CDS encoding GIY-YIG nuclease family protein, yielding MSKKFAVIDIETTGGLVKRDRIIEIAIVLMEDDQITDHYSTLINPGRSIPYNITQITGINDEMVAGAPYFFEVARDIVEWTEGHVFVAQNVRFDYGFIRREFEQLGYTYTRRQLCTARLSRRLIPELKHYGLDKLTSHFGIEIKNRHRAFGDAYATAELLSRLLQMQESGKKILQLVNQGIRESKLPPGITLDRLHELPEACGVYYLHDSDGELVYIGKSINIQKRLFEHFAEISNKGTQMEQYVRDFTYTITGSELIALILESNEIKAHNPIINRAQRSKPKNFTVNTSTDDLGYQHIGIRKLKEGEEGSFSKYFTVRQHGTQFLKHLADGYQLCYSKLGLEKGTGPCFAYNIGKCLGACIGEETPETYNLRVEHALEELFVPLTGHFLLTDPGRTSDEYSFIYVRNGNIIGYGWRDKAYPLDLEEVLDDMTPVTSRPELQSFLAHYLDKRKYEKKIELPDLG
- a CDS encoding DUF1343 domain-containing protein, with protein sequence MTANFLDMNLKIRYSWLLAIITMIYYMNTSCNQANGATQEVVQEDFLSDHFEGVITGAERIRMYLPLLKDKKVGLVVNQSSLVMGKHLLDTLLELDVQVSAIYTPEHGFRGDADAGDHIASGKDERTGIPIVSLYGDKRKPSAEDFDPVDILIFDIQDVGVRFYTYVGTLHYVMETAAETGKPVIVLDRPDPNGHYVDGNILDTAYHSFVGMHPVPIVHGMTIGEYAQMINGEGWLKNGVHCELTVIPCLQYDHQTKYVLPVKPSPNLPNLRAVLLYPTLCLFEGTIMSIGRGTDKQFQVLGNPDFKGSFSFTPEPKPGAHNPKLEGELCHGIDFTTMNEDDIRRWRKVDLSYLVDAYTQLKDHSFFIEKSFDRLAGTDVLRKQIESGMTYDAIRASWANDLEHFKQIRKKYLLYTDFE